The genomic stretch CGCTGGCTACCGGCGAAGATCCAGCTCGGCATCACGGTGTTCGCCGAACACCTCACCGCGGTGGGAGCACACTCGCTGCTCGAGTCAGACGAGGTCGAAGACGAGATGGACCCTCAGATGCTGGCCTTCTGGCGCTGGCATGCTGCTGAGGAACTGGAGCACAAGTCGGTCGCGTTCGACCTGTTCCAGCGGTTGGGCGGCGGATACGTCACGAGGATCCTGTCGGTGCTGATGGCGGCGCTTTTCCTTGCTGTCCCGCAGGTCAAGATCGCCCGGGCGATGATGCGCGAGGACCCGCACCACATCACCAAGGCGGAACGCAAGGAAGCCCTCGAGTTCCAGAAGCGGGTACTGCGCCGACAAGGGCCGTTGCTGCTGGCCTACTTCAAGCCGAGCTTCCACCCGTGGCAGATCGATGACGCCGGCATGCTCAGGGACTGGTACGACGACACGTCGCTCGTGAAGGCGAGCTGAGACGACTCGTCACGTGGCGTGGCTGGCAGGCCAGGGGTCGATGCTGCGGTGGGCTCCGCCGGGCAACTGACTGGTTCCATGTCGACGGCGGGCCGGGGGATGCACCGAGTCGGCGCCTTCGCGTTGGCGGCTGCGCTTTTGGCGCTGAGTGCCTGCACGCCCGCCACAGCGCGGGGCGACTTCGCCGTCGACGTCGCCGACTGCACGGATGCAGCCCTGGTGTTCGCGCGGGGCAGCTCGAATGACGTCGGCGCCGGCTCCGCACGAATGCTCGAGGAGCTGTTCGTGGACGCTCTCGGCGAACTCGATCCCACGCTGTCCACGCGGTTCGTGGAGCTCGGTGACCTCGACGGTGATGGCGTGCTCGATGAAGGTGGCTACCCGGCGCCGGGATTCGCCGGATACTTCGGCATCGACACCATCGGGGATCCCGAGCGCGAGCTGTTCCTCATCGGGGCCTACAACGAGTCCACCCGCCTGGGCGGCGACGAACTCGTCGCTGTGATCGCAGCCATGCACTCCATGTGTCCGGACCAGGCGGTGGTGGTGGTGGGCGAGTCACAGGGTGCTGATGCGGCCATGAAGGGACTCGCTCGGATGCCGGCTCCATACCTCGCGAGCATTGCTGCGGTGCACGTCTTCGGTGATCCGGGTCTGGTGGTGGGTCCGTGGATGGTGGGGGCAGGAACCAGCGTTCCGTCCGGCCACGGGATACTCGGGCCACGCGTCCCCTATGTGCCCGAGGTCCTGGAAGGTCGCACCACGAGTTGGTGCGGCCGGTTCGACGGACTCTGCACGGGCCAGATCTGGTTCTCGATCCTCGACGCAGTCGACGAGTGCGATGAGCATGCCGAACTGCCCATCTGCAGCCGCCGCCATGTCGACTACGACCTGTGGGCGTTCGGGCCCGCGATGCGCCAAGCGGCTGGATCGGTCACAGCGGTGCGCTGATGGCGCGGATGCGGAGGCATTCTGTGAATCCGCTCGTACCCTCGGAATCCAAGAGATCGAGGAGCCCCGCCGATGCACGGACACGACATTCCCGACACACCCGATGTGCGAGCGCAGATTGACGCCGCGCAGGCAGAAGGGCTTGCGGCCCTGGACATCGACGCGACGAAGGTGGCGGTCTGGGAGGACGGCTTTCGATCGGCTGGCGATGTGGAGAACTCATTCGAGTGGTGGTACTTCGACATGCAGCTCGACGATGGATCGACCCTGGTCGCGACGTTCAACACCAAGCCCAACACCGCCCCGGACGGACCACTGGACCCTTCGGTGCTGCTGATCTACCACGGGCCCGAGGGCACCAAGGTGCGCGCCGACACCCACCATCCCGCCTCGGAGTTCTCCGCCTCCACCGATGGGTGTGACATACGCATCGGCCCCAATACCGTGACCGGTGACCTCGCCAGCTATGAGCTGCACCTCGAGGGCGATGGGGTGGTCGCCGACATCAAGCTGGAGCGCCGGTCGCCGTCGTGGCGTCCAGGGGCGGGCATCACCTACTTCGACAAGGCGAAGAGCCAGCACCTCGCCTGGGTCGTACCCGTTCCGTACGGAACCGTCAGCGGCACCGTCTCGGTCAACGGGGAGAGCCGCGAGGTGTCCGGCTCGGCGTACCACGACCACAACTGGGGCAACAAGGTCATGGACGCGGGCCTGGACCACTGGTTCTGGGGTCGCGCACACATCGGCGACTACACCGTCGTGTACGTGCGCATGACCACCAAGGGACTCTTCGGCCTCGGTGCAATCAACATCCCGACCTTCCTGCTCGCCAAGGGTGACGAGGTGGTCACCGACGACATGCTGCCGTTGCGACTGGAGACGTCCGGCGACGTGCCCGGCCCGAACCACCAGCACTACCCGACGGAGCTGGAGTGGACATGGCGCACCGACGACGGCTCGGTCACGATGAAGGTCACCAACGTGGAGATGATCGAGGCGCTCGACATGGAGAAGCCGCATCACGGCCTTGCCGGAGCGGTGCGCCACGTGTTGCAGCACCCGATGTACTACGACTTCAACGCTGACATGGAACTGTCGATCGACCTCGACGGCATCTCGGAGACCGTGGCCGGGCGCACGCTGTTCGAAAAGATGATGTTCCGCTAGTCGGTTGGGACAGCCGCACGGGCCGATCGGCGCAGCAGGTACCAGCTGAGCAGGCCCAGAAGCGCCACCAGCACCGCACTAACGAGCATCGTGAGACTGAAGACGTCAACGTAGTTGGGTGCGGCGGCGTCGAGTACGCCTTCGCCCTGCTCACCTGTCGATGCGGACCTGATGTGCAGCCTGGCCGCGGCGATTCCCTCTCCCCAGCTCTGTGGCGGCACGCCCGCCTTGCGCAGTTGGTCGACGACGCCGTCGGTCATCATCTGGGCCATCAACGTCGAGGAGCCGGCCAGCCCGAGGGCGAAGCCGAACTGGCCGACGGTCATGCGCGACGACGTGACTGGGTCGAACTCGTCGGCGGGTGCCTCGGCGAGGTACAGCTGGGACTGGGCGACCGAGGCATAGGCGATGCCGACACCGATGGCGACCAGCCCCGGAAGGAAGAACAGGTAGATGAGGTCGTCGCCGACCACGAAGAAGGTGGCGGTGCCCGCAGCCATCAGGGCGAAGCCAATGGCAAGGATTCGCTGGGCTGGTGAGGTCGCGAGCGGCCTTGCTGAGACCGAACAGCACACCCACGGTGCCCAACCCGACCAGCGCCAAGGGGCTGGATGTCGGGCAGCACTGACCTGCTCGCAAGTGCCAGGAGCACGCACAGCGCCGGCACCACCAGGAACGCCAGGCGCCAGCTCCAAGCTGCGAGGGCGCCGCCGGCAAGGCCTCCCACCACGATTACGGCGCCGTTGAGAGCGGCGAACAGCCCGAGCGCCTTGCCCATCTCCTCGCCCGCCACATCGCGCACGAAGGCGAACGCAGAGCCGAACACGGCGCCGAGGCCTATTCCTGCGATGATCCTGCCGCCCATGTACATGGGCGTGGTCGGCCCCACCGCGACGATCACGTTTCCGGCGGCCGCTGTGAGCAGTGCTGCGATGAACACACGCCTGCGACCAAGCCGATCGGCGACAGCGCCGGTGGCGATGACGGTCGCCGCTAGTGCGAGAGTGGACACGCTCGCCGCGAGTGCCGCCATGCTCGGGGAGAAGCCGAGGTCCTCCGAGGCCTCCACGAATGCGATCGAAGAGATCGTGGGGTCGACCATCTGCACGCCGCCCGCCAGCCCGAGCAGCGCCACGGCGGTTCGGTTCATGTCCGCGCGGCCATGTCCGTTCGATTCATGTCGAGCTGTTCGACCCGATCATGCAGACGATCGTGGTCCACAAGGCGACGCGCCGAGTGGATCCCGACTCGTTGTCACACCCTTCGGGGGACGCCGGACGTCCGCATGTTCAGCTCGCCATCTCCTCGTAGGACGTCGCCATCCGAGGCTCCATTTCCTCGCTGACAGGTCCTCACGGCTGTGCCTGTCGGTCGGGCTGGTTGCTCCACCTGGGTATCCTTGACCGCTTGGACCCCGACACGACCTTCGAGATCGAGGGGCGCGAACTCAGCTATCCGACACGCTTCCGCGACGGCAGCTCGATGATGGTCATGATGGCGGCCTCCGCAGACCGGGTGCAGGACCTGATCTCGGAGACCCCATTCGTGGTCGCACAACCGATGCCCACCAAGGCGGTCGTGGGCGTGAACTGTGTCCACTACACAGATACCGACTGCGGCAGCTACGAAGAGATTGCGTTGTCGGTGTTCGTGGAGCCGATGGACCGGGAGTGGCGCATTCCCTGGGCCTCCGCGCTGGGGTCCATCATCGGCGGGGAGGTGCCCTCGTACACCTGGAGGCTGGGCGTGAGCTCCACCCTGTCGAGGGACTGTGGGCTGCGGATGTGGGGATTCCCGAAGGCCCTGGCCGAGCTGCGGCACACATCCTCGCCCAGCCGTGAGCGCATGTCGTGGCGCGACGGCGGCGACACCGTGCTGGAGTTGGCCCTGCCGGGCGGCGGTCGGCGCCGCAGCGGTCCGATCTCGCCGCCCGTCTATTCGCTGATCAGCGGCCGGCCCCATGTTGGCCGGCTGACCCAGAGCTACCGAGGTGTCGGTTATCACCGACGACGCGTGGAGTTCATGCTCGGAGACCACCCGATCGCGGATGAACTTCGCGATCTGGGCCTCTCGAGGCCCCTGATCGGTGTGCACAACCAAGGCCTCACATTCGAGATGAGCGCTCCGCAACCACTCGTGTCGCGGGACCTGGCGCGCCCGCTGGGTGTCGGCTGACAGAATCGGTCGCTGATCGTGTCGACGCAGCGGAGGAGCAGACGTGAAGGTGCCACTGACACTTCGTGACCACATTGACCGCGCCGAAGCGGTCTACGGCGACCGCGTGGGCGTGGTCGACGAGCCGGACCAGCCGGCGCAGCCCTGGCCCGAGGTCACCTACAGCCGCCTGGCGGCGCTGGCACGGGCCCAGGCCGCCGGCCTCGACCGCCTCGGCGTGGGTCACGGTGAGCGGGTCGCCATCGTGAGTCACAACTCGGCGCGGCTTCTGTCGTCGCTGTTCGGGGTCAGCGCCTACGGGCGCGTCGTGGTGCCGGTGAACTTCAGGCTCACTGCGGAGGAGGTCGGCTACATCGTCGAGCATTCCGGCGCATCTGTGCTGTTGGTCGACCCGGAACTCGACGACGCGCTCTCCGGAGTCACGGCACGGCATCGGTTCGTGATCGGCAGCGACACCGATGAGGTTCTCCACGACTTCGACTCGGAGCCGGCACGGTGGGAGCCCGATGAAGACGCCACGGCGTCGATCAACTACACCAGCGGCACGACTGCCCGGCCCAAGGGCGTGCAGCTCACGCATCGCAACCTGTGGCTCAACGCGGCCACGTTCGGTTGGCATACGGGTGTGTCCGACCGCGACGTGCTGCTGCACACCCTGCCCCAGTTCCACGTGAACGGCTGGACGATGCCCTACGCCCTGACCGCCATGGGCGGCCGCCACGTGATCCTGCGCAAGGTCGACGGAGCGGAGATCCTCGGCCGCATTCGTGACCACGGGGTCACCCTGATGTGTGGTGCTCCGGCTGTCGTAGCAGCGGTGCTCGACGCGGCGAAGGACTGGGACGGGCCGATACCTGGCTCTGGAACGGTCCGCATCGTGGTTGCGGGCGCGCCGCCGCCCACCCGCACCATCGAGCGCGTCGAGGGGGAGCTCGGTTGGGAGTTCATGCAGATCTACGGACTCACCGAGACCTCGCCGGTCCTCACGGTCAACCGGAACCGCAGCGAGTGGGATGAACTCGAGCCACCCGAGCGTGCGCGGAAGCTGTCACGCGCCGGGGTCCCCGCGCTGGGCATACGCGTGCGGCTGTCGGAACAGGGCGAGATCCTGGCCCGCGGCAACCACATCCTCGAGGGCTACTGGGACAACCCGGAGGCGAGTGCCACTGCACTCGAGGGCGGGTGGTTCCACACCGGTGATGGCGGCCTCATAGACGACGAGGGCTACCTGTCGATCTCGGACCGGAAGAAGGACGTGATCATCTCGGGAGGCGAGAACATCTCGTCGATCGAGGTGGAGGACTGCATCTTCTCGCATCCCGAGGTTGCCGAGGTTGCCGTGATCGGCGTTCCCGACGAGAAGTGGGGCGAGACACCGAAGGCTCTGGTGGTCCTGGTCGAAGGGTCGACGGTGGACGAGGCGGCATTGATCGCGCACTGCAAGGATCACCTGGCCGGATTCAAGTGCCCGAGCAGCTTCGAGTTCCGTGACGAGCTCGCCCGCACCGCGACAGGCAAGCTCCAGAAATTCAAGCTGCGCGCACCGTTCTGGGAAGGACGCGACCGGGCGGTCAACTGAGCGCCTGCGCAGCTGTTCTGCGACGGCAGTTCACCAGCGCAGCAGAGCGGCGAGATGGCCACCGCCGGGCACCGCTGATGGATCAACCGCGTGCACGGAGCCGCCGTGTCGCATGGTCTCGATCGCCACGGCATCCAGCAGGTCGCGGTCGCCCGGCAGCCGCTCGGCGTGCGCCTCCGGTGCCGAGTCCTCGCCTGCCCGGCCCCACAACTGCACTCCGAGGGCGACCACCAGGGACTCGACCCTTCCCTGTTCGGCGGCCACGTGGGCTGCGGCCAGGTGGGTCTCGGCGGACCCGTTGCCCGCGGCGATCGCGTCGCGCACACCGTTGAGCGCCATCTCGAACCGGGCGCTCACGATCGGCCATGCGGCTGAGTGCAGTTCGTCGGGTGACTTGTGGTCGCAGTTGCCGGTGACGGCCTCGGACAACAGCCCCTCTGTGCGGCTCACCTCGCGGAACGCCGCCAGGTCACGCTCGACCCCGGCCAACACGATCGGCTCGCCGCCGCCCGCTGTCAGGTGGCGTACCCCGTCGTCGACAGCACGAAGGAAGCGGCCGAGGTCGCTGTGTTGGGTGTCGCGTCCCATGCCCTGGCCGTGGAACGTGGCGCTGACACGCCCGCTGCCGACGCGGTTGGCGCCGTGGCTCTGCAGCTGTCGTTCGCGATCCTCGAACCAGAGCGCAGCTGCGAGGCTCTCGGGGATGTCGCCAAGACCAAGTTCGGCCGCGCCGTTGGGGCCACCGCGCAGCAGTCGGATGTGGTTCTGGCTGATGGCCAGGATCCAGTAGGCCTCACCGGCCGACAGGGAACGGAGCAGCGGCTTCACGTGGAACCGGTCGGCTACGACGAGTAGGTCATCCGGCGCGTCGCCCAGGTGGAATGTGCGCATACCCTGGTCGTCGACCAGCACTGCGAGGCCCTCCTCGCCGTGGGCCCAGAAGTCCGGATCCTTGAGCAGACGGGCGGCGGGGGAGAGGAACTCGTCGGCCTCGTCTCGCTTGAGCCCGAGTGCGCCGAGTTCACCGGCGGCGCGCGAGATCAGGTTCTTGAGCCTGATCGGGTCCTGCTGTACGTCCTGTCCCCGCTTGTGTGTCGGGAGGTACATCGACACGCAATGCGGTGAGTGGGCCTCTGCGATCGAGCGCAGTTCGTCGTTGGTCAGCAGGTCGATCAATGCACACCTCACCGGGTCGGCTGTACGGAACCAACACGGTAGCCACAGTGTGCGGCCTTCAGTCGGCCACCCCGGTCGGGATCGGCGGTGCCGCGAGCAGTGCCGGGACGACGAAGTCCGCGATCACCCGGCGTTCCTCCATCGAGTCCGGTTCGGGCATCGCGAGCAGCGAAACTATCATCCGCACGAGCCAGCGCCCGCGCCTGACCGCATCAGCCTCGGGCAGTTCCTTCGCGAGCCGGCCGGCGAACGCGCTGGCCATGGCCCCGAGCACCTCGGAGTCGGAGCTGATCGCCGTCGCAACGCCCACGTCGGACGCGGAGAACCACGCCAGCAGGCTCGGATCGGATCGGACGCGGTCGAGGATGAACTCGAACGCGGTGGTGGCCCGTTGCTCGGGATCCGCGAGACCGCTGAGCGCTTCGGTCGCCTCGGCGCTGATCCGCAGTGCCTCGCGGTGAACGAACGCCAGCTCGAGCGCCCGGCGGTCTGCGAAGTGGTTGTACAGCGTCGCACGGGAGCAGCCTGCGGCAGCGGCCACCTTGGCCATGGTGGTGGCCTGGACGCCGTGCTCCGCGAACACGGCGCCGGCCGCGTCCAAGAGGCGCGAGGTGGCCAGGGCGGCGCGGTCTTCTGCGATCCAGTCAGGGCCCATCAGGCGGCGGGGCCGGCGGTGAAGGGCAGGGAGGCGTAGCGGCGAACGAAGTGACCGCCGGCGAACCGGCCTGCGGCTGCGTCGACGGTGAAGTCGGGGTGGCGGGCCAGCAACTCCTCGAGTGCAACCCGTGCCTGGAGCCGGGCGGTCGCTGCGCCGAGGCAATGGTGGGCGCCATAGCCGAACGTCATGATCCGCTCGATGTTCCGTGTGACGTCGAGCTCCTCTGCGTCGACGCCGAATTCGTCAGGATCGCGGTTGGCGGATCCGTACGCGAGAAACACCTTGCGTCCGGCCGGGATGGTCCGACCTCGGATCTCGACATCGCGGGTGGCGGTGCGTGCGAGACCCTGCACGGGCGACGTGAGCCTGAGGAACTCCTCGACGGCGTTGTCGATCAGGGATGGGTCCTCGGCCAGCAGGGCCCGCTGGTCGGGGTTGTCCGTGAGCAGTTCAGCGGCGCCGCCGAGTAGGCCGGTGGTGGTGTCGTTGCCGCCGGCCACCATCGTGAACGTGAACCCGAGGATCGACAACAGGTCCATCTCCTCGCCGTCCTGCATGAGTGCAACCAGTTCGGAGACCACGTCGTCTCCGGGCTCGGCCTTGCGTCGTTCGACGAGCTCGGAGAAGTAGAGCGCGAGCTCGGCCACGGCGTCGATGGCCTGCAGGTTCTCACCCTGGGCATTGGCGGCCACGATCGAGTCGGTCCAGCGGTCAAAGCTGCCCCGATCTTCCTCCGGCACTCCCAGGTACAACGCGACCACGAAGCTGGGCAGGGGCTTCGCGAAGTCGACGGCGAAATCTCCCGTGCCTCCATCGGCCAGGCGACCCAGGTACTCGACCACGAAGTCCCGCACCAGCGGTTCGATCGTCTGCACGCGCCGCGGGGTGAATCCCCGCCCGACCATCCGACGGAACGCCGTGTGCTCCGGAGGGTCCAGCATCACCATCGGGGCGAAGTCCATGTCGAGCGCCTCGCGTTCCCCGTAGTTGAACGTCAGGCCTTCTGCGGAGGAAAACGTCTTGGTGTTGCGTGCCGCGTTGAAGATGTCGTCGAAACGGCTCAGCACCCAGTAGTCACCATCGGATACGTAGTGCACCGGGTCGTGCTCCCGAAGTGCCGCATACATGTCGAACGGATTCCGCCAGGTGTCCTCGTTGCACGGGACGAACGCGGCGTCGGCCGGGTCGGTGTTGCTCTGCTGGTTGGTGGTCACAGGCGGCATCATGTAGCGAGTATTGGACATCGGGCGCAATATGTCCAGCTAACTAGCGCGACATAAAGCTAGATAGCGAGCTAGTCTCTGCGAATGGACCATCCATCTCCCACGCGGTTCGCCGACCGCGTCTCGCTGACGGTGGCCGACGGGATAGCGGATGTTGTCCTGGACCGCCCCGCCAAGCTCAACGCGCTCGACGGCGACATGATCGAGGGGATCATCGCAGCACAGGGGGCCATCGCAGCCGACCCCGGGATCCGGGCGGTCGTTCTGCGGGGCGCCGGCAGGGGCTTTTGTGCCGGACTCGATACTGAGGTGCTTGCCGAGATCGGCGCGGGCTCGCTCAGCGGGGGCTCCGACTCGGTGCAGGCCGCAGCGGAGGACCTGAGCCCGGGAGGCGCTGCGCGCCCCCAGCTGATCGGATGGGGTTGGTACGAACTGCCGCAACCGGTGATCGCTGCACTGCACGGCCCGGTGATGGGAGCCGGCATGCACATCGCGCTCGGAGCCGACATCCGGTTCGCCGCGCCCGATGCGCGGTTTGCCTTCGTCGAGACCGAATGGGGGCTGGTGCCCGACCTGTCGCCGGTGCAGTCACTCCGTCGGCTGGTGCGCCTCGACGTCGCACAGGACATCGTGCTCACGAGCCGGCGCATCAACGGAGAGGAGGCCGCTTCGCTCGGGCTCGTGACCCGATCAGCTGAGGACCCAGTGGCCGAGGCGATGGCCACAGCGGAAGTGATCGCCTCGAAGAGTCCCGATGCAATGCGTGCGGCCAAGGCGCTGCTCAACGAGTCGGGCCTGGTATCGGCCGCCGATGGTCTGGCCCTCGAGCTGAAGGTATCGATGGACCTGATGGCCACTCCCAACCAGATCGAAGCGGTATTGAGCCGCCTCGAGGGCAGGGCGGCCGAGTACGACCCACCACCTAGCGGCCCAAGGGGGCACTGATGGCGATCACACCGACACCCGAAGCCTTTGACACGGCCCGACTCGGGCTCACGAAGCTCTCCGGGTCGATAGGCGCGCGCGCCGAGGTGAGCCTCGACGCGGTCCTCGAAGACGGCACCACCCAGCAGGCGCTCAAGGCGGCGCTGCACGAGCACCTCGTGCTGGTGTTTCCGCGGCTGTCGCCGAGCCCGCAGCAACAGGAGCAGCTGGCGCGCACCTTCGGTGACCTCCAGCCGGTGGAGAGCTACAACGTGGCGCACCCCGACGCCGAGTACGTCACCGTGTTCGACAGCGTCGAGGGCTACAAGGCCGACCGCTGGCACAGCGACGCGACCTGGCGCGAGGAAGTCCCGATGGGGGCGTCGTTGTGCATGGTGCGCTGCCCGAGCTACGGCGGTGACACGTTGTTCGCCAACACCCATGCCGCATGGGACTCGCTTTCCGGTGGGATGCGCAGCCTGCTGGCCGGTCGCCGCGCGTTGCATGAGATCGGCCCCGGCTCCTCGTTCGAACACCCGGTGGTGATTGCCCACCCGGTCACGGGTCGCCCCGCACTCTTCGTCAACCGGATCTTCACCCGCGGAATCACCAACCTGCCCCAAGAGGAGTCCGACGCGGTCCTGCCGTTCCTGATGGAGCACGTGTCGCGCCCCGAGTTCACCTACCGGCACCGCTGGCAGGAGGGCGACGTCGTCATATGGGACAACTGGGCCACCCAGCACTACGCGGTGTTCGACTACGACGAGCAGCGCATCGCGCACCGCGTGGCCTTTATCGGCCAGGCGCTCGAAGCTGCCGACGTGACGACGGGCCGAGTCGATGACTGAAATCGACGGTTCCGCGCAGCTGCGTACGGTGGTGTTCCTGCTGGCGCGGCTGGAACGGCTGAACGACGATCTCCTGACACAGGCGTGTCGCAGGCGCGGCATTTCCGCGGCCGAGTTCCGTGTGCTCGCCGTGTTGCGCCACGGCGCGGCCGGCGAACCCGTGCGACCGACCACGATTGGCCGCTGGATCGTGCAGAGCACAGGTGGGCTGACGTCGACCCTCAAGAGGCTGGAGCAGGAGGGGCGCGTCGAGAGGATCGAGGACCCCAACGACGGCCGGAGCCTGCTGGTGTCACTGACGCGCGACGGTGCCGACTTCTATGACGCCCTCCTGGCCGATGTCGAGTCGACGTATGCGGCGGTTCTGGGCGATGTCGACCTCGAGCAGCTCGCGGAGGCTGCCCAGAGCGCGCTGGCCGCCATGGAGCGTGCCGGGGGGCACGCGGACTCGGGCTTGGCCCCGGTTGCACTCGGGCTGCGTAGCGCCGGTGAGGTGGGTACCGTCGGGTGACGGTCGGAGTCGATCGGGTGATCCGCCGCCGGTCCGAGGAGGCGTAATGCAGGTCGACAGGTACGAGCCGGGAACACCCAGCTGGGTCGATGTCAACGGACCCGACGTGAAGCGGCTGGCGTCGTTCTACTCGGAGCTGTTCGGTTGGGATGCAGAGGACCAGGGTGAGGAGGCCGGGCACTACACGATGTTTGCCCAGGGTGGCCGCTCGGTCGCCGCGGCCAGCCCCACACCTCCGGGCATGGAGGCCCCGCCGTCGTGGACGACCTACATCACCGTGGCCGATGCCGGCGCCACCACGGCAACGATCGCGGTGGCGGGCGGAGGGGTCATGGCCCCACCATTCGACGTGTTCGACGCCGGGCGGATGGCCATTGCCACTGATCCCAGCGGGGGAGTGTTCGCCATCTGGCAGCCCGGCCGACACATCGGCGCCGAGTTGGTCAACGAGCCCTGCTCGCTGTGCTGGAACGAGCTCACCGTGCGCAACGCGGATGAGGTGCTCGAGTTCTACAGCGCCGTGTTCGGTTGGAGAGTCCACCTGCAGGACGGTGCCGACGCGCCATTCAAGTACCGCGAGCTGTACCTCGGGGACAAGCTCATAGGCGGCTGTATGGAGATGGACGACAGCTGGCCCGAGGGGATACCCACACACTGGATGGCGTACTTCGCCGTCGAGGACACCGATGCGACGGCCAAGCGGGCAGTCGAGGTGGGTGGCACCGTGTCGGTCGAGCCCTTCGACCTCCCGGTGGGACGCACGGCCGTGCTCAACGACCCAGCAGGTTCGGTGTTCTCCGTGATCAAGCTCAACGACGCGATCTGACTCACGAGAGGCTGGGTGAGGACCGCCGGCTCGGCCCGGATCCGTTCCGTGGCCGGCTTCATCGCCCTCAGCCGCGTGGAACAAGCGCGAGCTGGCGCGACTGGGCCACGAGTCTGCCCTCGCTGTCCCAGACCAGGCCGTCCTCCTCGAGGAAGCCACTCGACACGATCCGGGTCGTGAACTCGCAGGCCAGCCAGCCCGGCGCAGGTCGGCAGCGGACATGGGCGGTGAACTCCAGTGTGGGGACCCAGGCCACGGGCAGGTCGGAGTTGAACACCGTGGGTGGGAACGCGTCGAGCACGCACAGCAGCCCGAGCGGGTCCACGTGCTCGCCGTCGGGCATTCGGAACCAGCCCCTGACGCGTGGGTCGCCACTGGGACGG from Actinomycetes bacterium encodes the following:
- a CDS encoding taurine dioxygenase; translation: MAITPTPEAFDTARLGLTKLSGSIGARAEVSLDAVLEDGTTQQALKAALHEHLVLVFPRLSPSPQQQEQLARTFGDLQPVESYNVAHPDAEYVTVFDSVEGYKADRWHSDATWREEVPMGASLCMVRCPSYGGDTLFANTHAAWDSLSGGMRSLLAGRRALHEIGPGSSFEHPVVIAHPVTGRPALFVNRIFTRGITNLPQEESDAVLPFLMEHVSRPEFTYRHRWQEGDVVIWDNWATQHYAVFDYDEQRIAHRVAFIGQALEAADVTTGRVDD
- a CDS encoding MarR family transcriptional regulator, with amino-acid sequence MTEIDGSAQLRTVVFLLARLERLNDDLLTQACRRRGISAAEFRVLAVLRHGAAGEPVRPTTIGRWIVQSTGGLTSTLKRLEQEGRVERIEDPNDGRSLLVSLTRDGADFYDALLADVESTYAAVLGDVDLEQLAEAAQSALAAMERAGGHADSGLAPVALGLRSAGEVGTVG
- a CDS encoding VOC family protein → MQVDRYEPGTPSWVDVNGPDVKRLASFYSELFGWDAEDQGEEAGHYTMFAQGGRSVAAASPTPPGMEAPPSWTTYITVADAGATTATIAVAGGGVMAPPFDVFDAGRMAIATDPSGGVFAIWQPGRHIGAELVNEPCSLCWNELTVRNADEVLEFYSAVFGWRVHLQDGADAPFKYRELYLGDKLIGGCMEMDDSWPEGIPTHWMAYFAVEDTDATAKRAVEVGGTVSVEPFDLPVGRTAVLNDPAGSVFSVIKLNDAI